One segment of Trichlorobacter ammonificans DNA contains the following:
- the gmd gene encoding GDP-mannose 4,6-dehydratase: MKKALITGITGQDGAYLAELLLEKGYEVHGIKRRASLFNTDRIDHLYQDPHDTGRRLILHYGDMTDSTNLIRIIQSVQPDEIYNLAAQSHVAVSFETPEYTANADAIGPLRILEAIRILGLEKKTRFYQASTSELYGLVQEIPQKETTPFYPRSPYAVAKLYAYWITVNYREAYGIYGCNGILFNHESPVRGETFVTRKITRALARIKLGLQDCLYLGNLDALRDWGHAKDYVEMQWLLMQQDQPEDWVIATGQQHSVRDFVNAAAEELGIRITWQGSGVDETGTDQTGAVIVRVDPRYFRPTEVETLLGDPTKAREKLGWTPRISFRELVAEMVREDLKSAERDELVKKHGYRAFDYNE, from the coding sequence ATGAAAAAAGCACTCATCACCGGCATCACCGGCCAGGACGGCGCCTACCTGGCGGAGCTGCTGCTGGAAAAGGGGTATGAAGTACACGGCATCAAACGCCGCGCCTCGCTCTTCAACACCGACCGGATCGACCACCTCTACCAGGACCCCCATGATACCGGCCGCCGTCTGATCCTCCATTACGGCGACATGACCGACTCCACCAACCTGATCCGGATCATCCAGTCGGTGCAGCCGGACGAAATCTACAACCTGGCGGCCCAGTCCCACGTGGCGGTCTCCTTCGAGACCCCGGAATACACGGCCAATGCCGATGCCATCGGCCCCTTGCGTATCCTGGAGGCGATCCGCATCCTGGGGCTGGAAAAGAAAACCCGCTTCTACCAGGCCTCCACCTCCGAGCTGTACGGTCTGGTGCAGGAGATCCCCCAGAAGGAAACCACCCCCTTCTATCCCCGCTCCCCCTATGCGGTGGCCAAGCTGTACGCCTACTGGATCACCGTCAACTACCGCGAGGCCTACGGCATCTACGGCTGCAACGGCATCCTCTTCAACCACGAATCACCGGTGCGGGGGGAGACCTTCGTGACCCGCAAGATCACCCGGGCTCTGGCCCGGATCAAGCTGGGGCTGCAGGACTGCCTGTACCTGGGCAACCTGGATGCCCTGCGGGACTGGGGACACGCGAAAGACTACGTCGAGATGCAGTGGCTGCTGATGCAGCAGGATCAGCCGGAGGACTGGGTGATCGCCACCGGTCAGCAACACAGCGTGCGCGACTTCGTCAATGCGGCGGCCGAAGAGCTGGGAATCCGGATCACCTGGCAGGGAAGCGGCGTTGACGAGACCGGCACCGACCAGACCGGGGCGGTCATTGTGCGGGTCGACCCGCGCTACTTCCGGCCCACCGAGGTGGAGACCCTGCTGGGCGACCCGACCAAGGCACGGGAGAAACTGGGCTGGACTCCCCGGATCAGCTTCCGCGAGCTGGTGGCCGAGATGGTGCGGGAAGACCTGAAAAGCGCGGAGCGGGACGAACTGGTAAAAAAGCACGGCTACAGGGCATTTGACTACAATGAGTAA
- a CDS encoding NAD-dependent epimerase has product MSTFLVTGVAGFIGYHVASRLLERGERVTGCDNLNDYYAVSLKEARLARLTEHAGFRFVRADLADRDATATLFAGERFDAVIHLAAQAGVRYSLVNPAAYIDSNLTGFANLLEGCRRQETPHLVYASSSSVYGANSTVPFSEHHTVDHPLSLYAATKKANELMAHSYAALYGLPATGLRFFTAYGPWGRPDMAYFSFTRAILAGTPIDLYNQGRMQRDFTYIDDIVEGILRVAGQPPAPDPGWRSDHPDPARSFAPWRVYNIGNNRPVELLTLVQTLEAHLGRSAVVNFLPMQPGEVPVTCADIDGLTRDTGFAPATPLDEGIGRFVAWYRAYYGL; this is encoded by the coding sequence ATGAGTACGTTCCTGGTTACCGGCGTTGCCGGCTTCATCGGCTACCATGTTGCCAGTCGCCTGCTGGAGCGGGGCGAGCGGGTGACGGGATGCGACAACCTGAACGACTACTACGCGGTCTCCCTCAAGGAAGCCCGCCTGGCGCGGCTCACGGAACACGCCGGGTTCCGGTTCGTCCGGGCCGATCTGGCCGACCGCGATGCCACGGCGACCCTCTTCGCCGGGGAGCGTTTCGACGCCGTCATCCATCTGGCGGCCCAGGCCGGGGTCCGCTACTCCCTGGTCAACCCGGCAGCCTACATCGACAGCAACCTGACCGGATTCGCCAACCTTCTGGAAGGGTGCCGGCGGCAGGAGACCCCGCACCTGGTTTACGCCTCCTCCAGCTCGGTCTACGGCGCCAACAGCACGGTTCCCTTTTCCGAGCACCACACGGTGGACCATCCCCTCTCCCTCTACGCCGCCACCAAGAAGGCCAACGAACTGATGGCCCACAGTTACGCCGCCCTCTACGGCCTGCCCGCCACGGGGCTGCGCTTCTTCACCGCCTACGGCCCCTGGGGGCGGCCCGACATGGCCTATTTCTCCTTCACCCGCGCCATCCTGGCCGGCACCCCCATCGACCTGTACAACCAGGGCCGAATGCAGCGTGATTTCACCTACATCGACGACATCGTGGAGGGAATCCTCCGGGTCGCCGGGCAGCCCCCCGCCCCCGATCCGGGCTGGCGCAGCGACCATCCCGACCCGGCACGCAGCTTCGCCCCCTGGCGGGTGTACAACATCGGCAACAACCGGCCGGTGGAACTGCTGACCCTGGTGCAGACGCTGGAAGCGCACCTGGGCAGGAGCGCGGTTGTCAACTTCCTGCCGATGCAGCCCGGTGAGGTGCCGGTCACCTGCGCCGACATCGATGGACTGACCCGGGATACCGGCTTTGCTCCCGCCACCCCCCTCGACGAGGGGATTGGCCGATTTGTGGCTTGGTACCGCGCCTACTACGGCCTGTAA
- the waaF gene encoding lipopolysaccharide heptosyltransferase II, translating into MSRRQPPAAQRILVRGVNWLGDAVMTTPALQAVRETWPNAEIFLLANPLVSQLLLNHPALDRVITFDRSGSHKGLFGRLRLAADLRRERFDLALILPNSFDSALVPFLAGIPQRLGKASDGRSLLLTGRYREPLQEPPIHEVQYYCNLLAHFGITGPARDPFLAVTPQEEAEAAAFLTEQGIGPETPLLGINAGATFGSAKRWYPERFAEVARQLAGEWGARTVLFGGPGEQDIVRVIDGELAGNCLNLAGKTSVRRLMALIKRCSFVVTNDSGPMHIAAAFGVPLVAIFGPTDHTGTAPCSERAVIVRHDVECAPCKLRHCPTDHRCMTAISADEVVAAARALRQSLDKEMS; encoded by the coding sequence GTGAGCCGCCGGCAACCACCCGCAGCGCAACGCATCCTGGTCAGGGGGGTCAACTGGCTCGGCGATGCGGTCATGACCACCCCGGCCCTGCAGGCAGTGCGGGAAACCTGGCCCAACGCGGAGATCTTCCTTTTGGCCAACCCGCTGGTCTCCCAGTTGCTGCTCAACCATCCGGCGCTGGACCGGGTGATCACCTTTGACCGCTCCGGCAGCCACAAGGGACTGTTCGGACGATTGCGGCTTGCCGCGGACCTGCGGCGGGAGCGGTTCGACCTGGCCCTGATCCTGCCCAACTCCTTCGACTCGGCCCTGGTGCCGTTTCTGGCCGGTATCCCCCAACGGCTGGGCAAGGCGTCCGACGGGCGCAGCCTGCTTCTGACCGGTCGCTACCGGGAGCCGCTGCAGGAGCCGCCGATCCACGAAGTGCAGTATTACTGCAACCTGCTGGCACATTTCGGCATCACCGGCCCGGCCCGCGATCCGTTTCTGGCGGTGACCCCGCAGGAAGAGGCGGAGGCTGCCGCCTTCCTGACGGAGCAGGGAATCGGCCCGGAAACGCCCCTGCTGGGAATCAACGCCGGCGCCACCTTCGGCTCGGCCAAGCGCTGGTATCCGGAGCGGTTTGCCGAGGTGGCACGGCAGCTGGCCGGTGAGTGGGGAGCGCGGACCGTGCTGTTCGGCGGCCCCGGTGAGCAGGACATCGTCAGGGTTATTGACGGGGAGCTGGCCGGAAACTGCCTCAATCTGGCGGGAAAAACCTCGGTGCGCCGGCTGATGGCTCTTATCAAACGCTGCTCCTTCGTGGTCACCAACGACTCCGGCCCCATGCATATCGCCGCCGCTTTCGGCGTGCCGCTGGTGGCGATCTTCGGCCCCACCGACCATACCGGCACCGCCCCCTGCAGTGAGCGGGCCGTGATCGTCCGCCACGACGTTGAGTGTGCCCCCTGCAAGCTGCGCCACTGCCCCACCGACCACCGCTGCATGACCGCCATCAGTGCCGACGAGGTGGTGGCGGCGGCGCGGGCACTGCGGCAGTCGCTCGACAAGGAGATGTCATGA
- a CDS encoding Trm112 family protein, with translation MDSTLLNILACPACNGPLEQAGNNQGLLCRTCGLLFPMIDDIPVLLLEEAERLQETEP, from the coding sequence ATGGACAGCACCCTCCTGAACATACTGGCCTGCCCGGCCTGCAACGGTCCGCTGGAACAGGCGGGAAACAACCAGGGGCTGCTCTGCCGCACCTGCGGCCTGCTGTTCCCGATGATCGACGACATCCCGGTGCTTTTGCTGGAGGAAGCGGAACGCCTGCAGGAGACGGAGCCGTGA
- the lpxK gene encoding tetraacyldisaccharide 4'-kinase, which yields MKSRLESYWRAMADGSNRSPGARLLTLVLLPVALLYGALLGLRPLFYRWRLFTTHRLPVPVISIGNITVGGTGKTPVTALVAKLLMDQGLKVAVLSRGYGGSLEGSCAVVSDGGSLLLTPQQCGDEPYLLARSLPGLSVVVGADRYRAGQLAVRQLSPDVFLLDDGFQHLRLYRDLNILLLDCRRPFGNGLSLPAGLLREPRGAAERADLLILTRCNDAAPAAALPDRPCCRSRHRLVSFHRLDNGTPLDVSLLAAARTVAFAGIADPAGFFSALEATGIRPIARLPLPDHEPYGGETLGLLEQMQQAAQAAWLLTTEKDAVKLLAVDEQLRSRIVAARLAVELEDAAPLTQALERVIQQCRLA from the coding sequence GTGAAAAGTCGCCTGGAGTCATACTGGCGCGCCATGGCCGACGGCAGCAACCGCAGCCCGGGAGCCCGCCTGCTTACCCTGGTGCTGCTGCCGGTTGCGCTGCTGTACGGCGCCCTGCTGGGGCTGCGTCCCCTGTTCTACCGCTGGCGGCTGTTCACCACCCACCGCCTGCCCGTGCCGGTGATCTCCATCGGCAATATCACCGTGGGGGGGACCGGCAAGACCCCGGTAACCGCCCTGGTGGCCAAGCTGTTGATGGATCAGGGGCTGAAGGTGGCGGTGCTCTCCCGGGGATACGGCGGCTCCCTGGAGGGAAGCTGCGCCGTGGTCTCAGACGGCGGCTCGCTGCTGCTTACCCCGCAGCAGTGCGGCGATGAGCCGTATCTGCTGGCCCGTTCTCTGCCGGGGCTGTCAGTGGTTGTGGGTGCGGACCGCTACCGGGCCGGCCAACTGGCCGTCCGGCAACTCAGCCCCGATGTGTTCCTGCTGGACGACGGGTTCCAGCATCTCCGTCTGTACCGCGACCTGAATATTCTGCTCCTGGACTGCCGCCGCCCCTTCGGCAACGGCCTCTCCCTGCCGGCGGGGCTGCTGCGGGAACCGCGGGGCGCTGCAGAGCGGGCCGATCTGCTGATTCTTACCCGCTGCAACGACGCTGCCCCTGCAGCAGCGCTGCCCGACCGTCCCTGCTGCCGCTCACGCCACCGGCTGGTGTCGTTCCATCGGCTGGACAATGGGACGCCGTTGGATGTATCGTTGCTCGCCGCTGCCCGGACCGTAGCCTTTGCCGGTATTGCCGATCCTGCGGGATTCTTCAGCGCTCTGGAAGCGACTGGTATCCGGCCGATAGCCCGGCTTCCACTGCCGGATCATGAGCCCTACGGCGGGGAAACCCTGGGGCTGCTGGAACAGATGCAGCAGGCCGCTCAGGCGGCGTGGCTGCTGACCACGGAGAAAGATGCCGTCAAGCTGCTGGCGGTCGACGAGCAGCTGCGCAGCCGCATCGTGGCGGCACGGCTGGCGGTGGAGCTGGAGGATGCCGCACCGCTTACGCAGGCCTTGGAGCGGGTCATCCAACAATGCCGTCTGGCGTGA
- a CDS encoding 3-deoxy-D-manno-octulosonic acid transferase: MLLALYQILALLLLPLLLPWHLYRSLSRGRSPGFAERLGWLPSAVTKRLAGRPVIWLHAVSVGEAMAARPLLKALKSRYPDHGLLMSVTTETGRAVAAGFPEPDCCIYFPFDVLPAVRAALTSVAPRLIIIMETEIWPTFCREADRRGIPLLLVNGRISDRSIGRYRKLAWFFRHPLALFSHCCMQSDADRDRIIAIGAPEERTMVCGNLKYDIPWRQVPVEERHDLRRQYGIPAGRLVVVAASTHPGEEELLVPVWRQAAQQRNDLQLVLVPRHPERAGEVAALMEKNTLACRRRTTLTDGAVLAPGQVLLVDTVGELMKLYALADLAFVGGSLVPTGGHNLLEPASLGIPLIFGPHMANFRDIAALALQYGAGVQVTDTAELAEALKEFLNSPDLRQVLGANGLKMLRDSGGATERIMDVVARSL; the protein is encoded by the coding sequence ATGCTGCTCGCGCTCTACCAGATCCTTGCCCTGCTGCTGCTGCCGCTGCTGCTCCCCTGGCATCTCTACCGTTCCCTGAGCAGGGGACGGTCGCCAGGGTTTGCCGAACGGCTGGGATGGCTGCCGTCGGCAGTGACAAAGCGGCTGGCCGGTCGGCCGGTGATCTGGCTCCACGCCGTTTCCGTGGGGGAGGCCATGGCGGCCCGCCCCCTGCTCAAAGCCCTGAAGAGCCGCTACCCCGACCACGGCCTGCTGATGTCGGTCACCACCGAAACCGGCCGCGCCGTGGCGGCGGGGTTTCCGGAGCCGGACTGCTGCATCTACTTCCCCTTTGACGTTCTTCCGGCGGTGCGGGCGGCCCTCACCAGCGTCGCCCCCCGCCTGATCATCATCATGGAGACCGAAATCTGGCCCACGTTCTGCCGGGAGGCGGATCGTCGCGGCATTCCGCTGTTGCTGGTGAACGGCCGGATTTCCGACCGCTCCATCGGTCGCTACCGCAAACTGGCCTGGTTCTTCCGTCACCCCCTGGCCCTGTTCTCCCACTGCTGCATGCAGAGCGACGCGGACCGCGACCGGATCATCGCCATCGGCGCACCGGAAGAGCGGACCATGGTCTGCGGCAATCTGAAGTACGACATCCCCTGGCGCCAGGTGCCGGTGGAGGAGCGTCACGACCTGCGTCGCCAGTACGGTATTCCGGCCGGTCGGCTGGTGGTGGTGGCCGCCAGCACCCACCCCGGCGAAGAGGAACTGCTGGTGCCGGTCTGGCGCCAGGCAGCGCAGCAACGTAACGACCTGCAACTGGTGCTGGTGCCGCGTCATCCGGAGCGGGCAGGCGAGGTGGCGGCGCTGATGGAGAAAAACACCCTGGCCTGCCGTCGCCGCACCACCCTGACCGATGGTGCCGTGCTGGCTCCCGGTCAGGTACTGCTGGTGGACACGGTGGGTGAGTTGATGAAGCTGTACGCCCTGGCCGATCTCGCCTTTGTGGGGGGCAGCCTGGTTCCCACCGGCGGCCACAACCTGCTGGAACCGGCCTCCCTGGGGATTCCCCTCATCTTCGGTCCCCACATGGCCAATTTCCGGGATATCGCCGCCCTGGCCCTGCAGTACGGCGCCGGGGTGCAGGTGACCGATACTGCGGAACTTGCCGAGGCGCTGAAAGAGTTCCTGAACAGTCCGGACCTGCGCCAGGTGCTCGGCGCCAACGGCCTGAAGATGCTGCGGGACAGCGGCGGCGCCACGGAACGGATCATGGACGTGGTGGCCCGGTCCCTGTGA
- a CDS encoding flavodoxin family protein has translation MKVVAFNGSARKDGNTAKLINYAFEELNKEGIETELVQLAGRPIHGCIACYKCFSAKDRRCDVTDDVINECLEKMDQADGIIIGSPTYFAGISPEAKALIDRCGMVARANGDMFKRKAGAGVVAVRRGGAIHVFDTINHFFTIGQMIIVGSSYWNIGIGRTIGEVEQDEEGIKTMRDLGTNMAWLLKKIAG, from the coding sequence ATGAAGGTAGTCGCATTCAACGGCAGTGCCCGCAAGGACGGCAACACCGCCAAACTGATCAACTACGCCTTTGAGGAGTTGAACAAGGAGGGGATCGAGACCGAACTGGTGCAACTGGCCGGCCGGCCGATCCACGGCTGTATCGCCTGCTACAAGTGCTTCAGCGCCAAAGACCGCCGCTGCGACGTCACCGACGACGTGATCAACGAGTGTCTTGAAAAGATGGACCAGGCCGACGGCATCATCATCGGTTCCCCCACCTACTTCGCCGGCATCAGCCCCGAAGCAAAGGCGTTGATCGACCGCTGCGGCATGGTGGCCCGGGCCAATGGCGACATGTTCAAGCGCAAGGCAGGGGCCGGGGTGGTGGCGGTGCGCCGGGGCGGCGCGATCCACGTCTTCGACACCATCAACCACTTCTTCACCATCGGCCAGATGATCATCGTCGGCTCCAGCTACTGGAACATCGGCATCGGCCGCACCATCGGCGAGGTGGAGCAGGATGAGGAGGGGATCAAGACCATGCGGGACCTGGGAACCAACATGGCCTGGCTGCTGAAAAAAATCGCCGGCTGA
- a CDS encoding heavy metal translocating P-type ATPase, which produces MNDQSEHPATELTFGVTGLHCASCVARLEKALLAHPAVSTAVVNLAASSGFVRFDPAQMDKDALFQLVRETGYTPVNEEQVEEAEQDELRQQRRWFLFSLVLSLPIMATMTLHHLREIGWLNLILATVVQFSAGLAFYRGAWSALRNGSSNMDLLVALGTTAAWGYSVAAFFGLLGSSHDVFFETSAWLITFIRLGKYLEARARGKAGEALKKLARLQADRARLVTADGEQEIPASLVRVGDLVVVRPGETIPVDGEVVEGRSSADEAMITGESLPVPKQPGDSVTGATLNQNGRLVVRATRTGETTLLSQIIRMVRDAQGDKAPIQRFADAVSAWFVPAVVLLALAVFAVWLLLFKVPFVTAFTFGIAVVVIACPCAMGLATPTAIMVGSGVALSRGILVKKGSALETIARLQVMLLDKTGTITAGTPVVTDLVPLPGVDRGQLLFCLATAEHASTHPLAQAAVAAAAAEGIAPAAADDIHESEGHGISCRHDGRRLLAGNRRLMEREGVRCAAIDETAEQLASGGKSLIYVAADTTLLGIVAVADTVKPTSIGAIADLKRLGIRTVMVTGDHAAVAAAVAAQTGVDDFEAQVLPGRKLELVKEQQERGLVTAMTGDGINDAPALAAADVGIAIGGGTDVARETGDIVLIRDDLQDVVRAVTIGRATLAKVKQNLFWALIYNLIGIPVAAGLFSSWGIVLKAEYAGLAMACSSISVVLNSLLLKRVTNRL; this is translated from the coding sequence ATGAACGACCAATCCGAACATCCGGCCACCGAACTGACCTTCGGTGTCACCGGCCTGCATTGCGCCTCCTGCGTGGCCCGGCTGGAAAAGGCGCTGCTGGCCCATCCCGCCGTTTCCACCGCCGTAGTCAACCTGGCCGCCTCCAGCGGTTTTGTCCGGTTCGATCCCGCGCAGATGGACAAGGATGCCCTGTTCCAACTGGTGCGGGAAACCGGCTACACGCCGGTGAACGAGGAGCAGGTCGAGGAGGCGGAACAGGATGAACTGCGGCAGCAACGCCGCTGGTTCCTCTTCTCCCTGGTGCTCTCCCTGCCGATCATGGCCACCATGACCCTGCACCACCTGCGGGAGATCGGTTGGCTGAACCTGATCCTGGCCACCGTCGTCCAGTTCAGTGCCGGCCTGGCCTTCTATCGCGGCGCCTGGTCCGCCCTCAGAAACGGCAGCAGCAACATGGACCTTTTGGTGGCCCTGGGCACTACCGCCGCCTGGGGCTACTCCGTCGCGGCCTTTTTCGGCCTGCTGGGCAGCAGCCACGACGTCTTCTTCGAAACTTCGGCCTGGCTGATCACCTTCATCCGGCTGGGCAAGTACCTGGAGGCGCGGGCACGGGGCAAGGCGGGAGAAGCCTTGAAAAAACTGGCCCGCCTGCAGGCCGACCGGGCCCGGCTGGTGACTGCCGACGGCGAGCAGGAGATCCCTGCCTCCCTGGTCAGGGTGGGGGATCTGGTGGTGGTGCGCCCCGGCGAGACCATTCCGGTGGACGGCGAGGTGGTGGAGGGGCGTTCCAGCGCCGACGAGGCGATGATCACCGGCGAATCCCTGCCGGTGCCCAAGCAGCCGGGAGACAGCGTCACCGGCGCCACCCTCAACCAGAACGGCCGTCTGGTGGTGCGGGCCACCCGCACCGGTGAAACCACCCTGCTGTCCCAGATCATCCGCATGGTACGGGACGCCCAGGGGGATAAGGCGCCGATCCAGCGGTTCGCCGACGCCGTTTCCGCCTGGTTCGTGCCGGCGGTGGTGCTGCTGGCCCTGGCGGTGTTTGCCGTCTGGCTGCTGCTGTTCAAGGTTCCCTTCGTCACCGCCTTCACCTTCGGCATTGCCGTGGTGGTCATCGCCTGCCCCTGCGCCATGGGACTGGCCACCCCCACCGCCATCATGGTGGGCAGCGGCGTGGCCCTGTCCCGGGGCATCCTGGTCAAGAAGGGCTCGGCCCTGGAGACCATCGCCCGCCTGCAGGTGATGCTGCTGGACAAGACCGGCACCATCACCGCCGGCACGCCGGTGGTGACCGATCTGGTTCCCCTGCCGGGGGTGGACCGCGGTCAGCTGCTCTTCTGCCTGGCCACCGCCGAACATGCCTCCACCCACCCCTTGGCCCAGGCTGCGGTGGCTGCCGCCGCGGCCGAGGGAATCGCTCCCGCTGCGGCCGACGACATCCACGAGAGCGAGGGACACGGCATCAGCTGCCGCCACGACGGCCGACGACTGTTGGCAGGCAACCGCCGCTTGATGGAGCGGGAGGGGGTCCGGTGCGCCGCAATCGATGAAACCGCGGAGCAGCTGGCATCCGGCGGCAAGTCGCTGATCTACGTTGCCGCCGACACGACCCTGCTGGGAATCGTGGCCGTGGCCGACACGGTGAAACCCACGTCAATCGGGGCCATTGCCGATCTGAAGCGGCTGGGGATCAGGACCGTCATGGTCACCGGCGACCATGCCGCCGTGGCCGCCGCCGTGGCGGCCCAGACCGGGGTGGATGACTTCGAGGCCCAGGTGCTGCCGGGCCGCAAGCTGGAGCTGGTCAAAGAACAGCAGGAGCGGGGACTGGTGACCGCCATGACCGGAGACGGCATCAACGACGCCCCGGCCCTGGCTGCCGCCGACGTGGGGATCGCCATCGGCGGCGGCACCGACGTGGCCCGGGAGACCGGCGACATCGTCCTGATCCGGGACGACCTGCAGGATGTGGTGCGGGCCGTCACCATCGGCCGGGCCACCCTGGCCAAGGTCAAGCAGAACCTCTTCTGGGCCCTGATCTACAACCTGATCGGCATCCCGGTGGCCGCCGGTCTGTTTTCTTCCTGGGGGATCGTGCTCAAGGCCGAGTACGCCGGTCTGGCCATGGCCTGTTCATCGATATCGGTGGTGCTGAACTCCCTGTTGCTCAAGCGGGTAACCAACAGACTGTAG
- a CDS encoding AI-2E family transporter, whose amino-acid sequence MSPLEPFTSQRSGSHTRLIAAIMLVAVIVLIGYGLRHTISSFLLSFVIAYLLDPLVVQLEVRRFRRIHAIILVYLVLGVLTVFCLTFLVPMLTINWHNLVQNLPDYLQRLKLLLADWQAHLPAQYGSEEIRWLTDKLTGNVDTMLQAISAWFYDFAGGVAFNVFNILLSPVLVFFMLYYKGRISETLESWIPPRRRPLVLTISNEVNDSIGGYVRGQVLVSIMVALVLIPPLYLLDIPSPILCGLFAGAASVLPFIGVVLALLPALLLAWLKFGTGAILFKVLLVFSIVYFLEGYLIKPLVFKKSMNLNPLLSIIVVMAFGELMGFWGVLLALPLTAAIKIAWEHWLSGDFDRIPGEDA is encoded by the coding sequence ATGTCTCCCCTTGAACCGTTTACCAGCCAGCGATCAGGCAGTCATACCCGCCTGATCGCCGCTATCATGCTGGTGGCGGTGATCGTTCTGATCGGCTACGGCCTGCGCCATACCATCTCCAGTTTCCTGCTCTCCTTCGTCATCGCCTACCTGCTGGACCCGCTGGTCGTGCAGCTGGAAGTGCGCCGTTTCCGGCGCATACACGCCATCATCCTGGTTTACCTGGTATTGGGGGTGCTGACCGTTTTCTGCCTCACCTTCCTGGTACCGATGCTGACCATCAACTGGCACAACCTGGTGCAGAACCTGCCCGACTACCTGCAACGGCTCAAGCTGCTGCTGGCCGACTGGCAGGCCCACCTGCCGGCCCAGTACGGCTCCGAGGAAATCCGCTGGCTGACCGACAAGCTGACCGGCAACGTGGACACCATGCTGCAGGCGATCAGCGCCTGGTTCTACGACTTTGCCGGCGGCGTGGCCTTTAACGTCTTCAACATCCTGCTCTCGCCGGTGCTGGTCTTTTTCATGCTCTACTACAAGGGGCGGATCAGTGAAACCCTGGAGTCCTGGATACCGCCCCGGCGGCGGCCGCTGGTCCTGACCATCAGCAACGAGGTGAACGACAGCATCGGCGGCTACGTACGGGGCCAGGTGCTGGTCTCCATCATGGTGGCGCTGGTGCTGATCCCCCCCCTCTACCTCCTGGACATCCCCAGCCCGATCCTCTGCGGACTGTTTGCCGGCGCCGCCTCGGTGCTGCCGTTCATCGGCGTGGTGCTGGCCCTGTTGCCCGCCCTGCTGCTGGCCTGGCTCAAGTTCGGCACCGGCGCCATTCTGTTCAAGGTGCTGCTGGTCTTTTCCATTGTCTACTTCCTTGAGGGATACCTGATCAAACCGCTGGTCTTCAAGAAGTCGATGAACCTGAACCCCCTGCTCTCCATCATTGTGGTCATGGCCTTCGGCGAACTGATGGGGTTCTGGGGAGTGCTGCTGGCACTGCCGCTGACCGCCGCCATCAAGATCGCCTGGGAACACTGGCTCTCCGGCGATTTCGACCGGATACCCGGGGAGGACGCATGA
- a CDS encoding UPF0158 family protein, with amino-acid sequence MPYSVTVAWDHLVKAFANMEADRIYFFDRMTGEIFSVGADLEDSFWEQMERQQERFLAIPPLDRADERRILTGFLHAQEDQELRRLLEHALSGKPPYVNPADILPFFPEQEDRLAELRDSFVSNRVMAWLEEHNLFSHSTSLHAVN; translated from the coding sequence ATGCCGTACAGTGTCACCGTGGCCTGGGATCACCTGGTCAAGGCCTTTGCCAATATGGAAGCGGACCGGATCTATTTCTTCGACCGGATGACCGGGGAGATTTTCTCCGTGGGAGCCGATCTGGAAGACAGCTTCTGGGAGCAGATGGAACGCCAGCAGGAGCGGTTTCTGGCCATCCCCCCCCTGGACCGCGCCGACGAACGCCGCATTCTGACCGGCTTCCTGCATGCCCAGGAAGACCAGGAGCTGCGCCGGCTGCTGGAGCATGCCCTCTCCGGCAAGCCTCCCTACGTCAACCCGGCCGATATCCTTCCCTTTTTCCCGGAACAGGAGGACCGTCTGGCGGAACTGCGCGACTCCTTCGTCAGCAACCGGGTCATGGCTTGGCTGGAAGAACACAACCTCTTTTCCCACTCCACCAGCCTGCACGCCGTCAACTGA